One Paenibacillus riograndensis SBR5 DNA segment encodes these proteins:
- a CDS encoding EscU/YscU/HrcU family type III secretion system export apparatus switch protein → MSEPADEISPNLKKAVALKYSPGQSEAPVVVAKGQGAVADKILQMAKDSGVAVQEDAALVEVLSKLDLDQQIPPQLYQLVAEILSYVYQSDRSAGERRQK, encoded by the coding sequence ATGAGTGAGCCTGCCGATGAAATTTCTCCAAATCTCAAAAAAGCAGTAGCCCTAAAGTATTCGCCTGGTCAGAGTGAAGCTCCGGTCGTTGTAGCCAAAGGACAAGGTGCAGTGGCGGACAAGATTCTGCAGATGGCCAAAGACAGCGGAGTGGCCGTGCAGGAGGATGCCGCCCTGGTTGAAGTGCTGTCCAAGCTTGACCTTGACCAGCAGATTCCTCCGCAGCTGTACCAGCTGGTGGCAGAAATTCTGAGCTATGTGTACCAGAGCGACCGTTCTGCCGGTGAGCGGAGGCAGAAGTGA
- the trmFO gene encoding FADH(2)-oxidizing methylenetetrahydrofolate--tRNA-(uracil(54)-C(5))-methyltransferase TrmFO, whose protein sequence is MTDTAKVTVIGAGLAGSEAAWQIASRGVPVRLYEMRPVVKTPAHHTNQFAELVCSNSLRANGLGNAVGVLKEEMRRLNSLVLGAADRHAVPAGGALAVDRDGFSGEITSTLHNHPLVEVINEELTHIPEEGIVVIATGPLTSPSLSAEIKGLLGEEYFYFYDAAAPIVEKDSIDMNKVYLASRYDKGEAAYLNCPMTEEEFDRFYDALISAETAALKDFEKEIYFEGCMPIEIMMKRGKQTALFGPMKPVGLMNPHTGKLPYAVVQLRQDNAAGTLYNLVGFQTHLKWGEQKRVFSLIPGLENAEYVRYGVMHRNTFINSPKLLHPTYQMKGRERLFFAGQMTGVEGYVESAASGLIAGMNAARAALGEEGLIFPQDTVLGSMPAYITSADPEHFQPMNANFGLLPKPEQRIRSKKEKNELLAHRALDSLAGFAARTGLAYKEPENAGQTTV, encoded by the coding sequence TTGACTGATACAGCTAAGGTTACAGTAATAGGAGCCGGGCTTGCAGGCAGTGAAGCGGCCTGGCAGATTGCTTCGCGCGGAGTCCCGGTAAGACTCTATGAAATGAGACCCGTCGTGAAGACACCAGCGCACCATACCAATCAATTTGCCGAGCTGGTGTGCAGTAATTCGCTGCGCGCCAACGGACTGGGTAATGCGGTGGGAGTGCTGAAGGAAGAGATGCGGCGTTTGAATTCGCTGGTGCTCGGTGCGGCTGACCGCCATGCGGTTCCCGCAGGTGGTGCGCTTGCCGTGGACCGTGACGGGTTTTCCGGTGAAATTACCTCTACCCTGCATAATCATCCCCTGGTGGAAGTCATAAATGAAGAACTCACGCATATACCGGAGGAAGGGATTGTTGTCATTGCCACCGGTCCGCTGACATCCCCTTCGTTATCGGCTGAGATCAAGGGCCTGCTTGGTGAGGAGTATTTTTACTTCTATGATGCTGCCGCTCCTATCGTGGAGAAAGACAGCATTGACATGAACAAAGTCTATCTGGCCTCCCGTTATGACAAGGGTGAAGCAGCTTACCTGAACTGTCCGATGACGGAAGAGGAGTTTGACCGTTTTTATGATGCACTGATCTCAGCCGAGACGGCTGCACTCAAAGATTTTGAGAAAGAGATTTATTTTGAGGGCTGCATGCCCATTGAAATCATGATGAAGCGCGGCAAGCAGACCGCTTTGTTCGGACCGATGAAGCCGGTGGGGCTGATGAATCCCCATACCGGCAAGCTGCCTTACGCGGTTGTGCAGCTGCGGCAGGATAATGCTGCGGGAACCCTGTATAATCTGGTTGGCTTTCAGACACATCTGAAATGGGGCGAGCAGAAACGGGTATTTTCACTGATTCCCGGCCTGGAGAATGCCGAATATGTCCGCTATGGGGTAATGCACCGCAATACATTTATTAATTCTCCGAAGCTTCTGCATCCCACCTATCAAATGAAGGGCCGGGAAAGACTGTTTTTTGCCGGTCAGATGACCGGGGTTGAAGGTTACGTCGAGTCCGCAGCGTCCGGGCTGATTGCGGGCATGAACGCCGCGAGAGCAGCGCTTGGAGAGGAAGGGCTTATCTTCCCGCAGGATACGGTGCTGGGCAGCATGCCTGCTTACATCACGTCTGCTGACCCGGAACATTTCCAGCCGATGAATGCCAATTTTGGCCTGCTGCCGAAGCCGGAGCAAAGAATCCGCAGTAAAAAAGAAAAAAATGAGCTGCTTGCTCATCGTGCCCTGGACAGCCTTGCCGGTTTTGCAGCACGTACCGGCCTTGCCTATAAGGAACCCGAGAATGCTGGACAGACGACAGTATAG
- a CDS encoding MarR family winged helix-turn-helix transcriptional regulator yields the protein MQETNTTPELLLENQLCFTIYACSREFTKLYQPHLDKIGLTYSQYLVMLVLWERNQCTVKELGEALFLDSGTLTPLLKRLQAAGLILRERSLQDERKVLISLTEQGRALKSEAACIPGKMAEGTMLSADEFVGLLGQFKDLLARVHEANAHTAK from the coding sequence ATGCAAGAGACAAATACGACCCCTGAACTGCTGCTTGAAAATCAATTGTGCTTTACGATTTATGCCTGTTCCCGTGAATTTACGAAGCTGTACCAGCCTCATCTGGACAAGATTGGCCTTACGTATTCCCAATACCTTGTAATGCTTGTGCTTTGGGAAAGAAACCAGTGTACGGTTAAAGAACTGGGTGAGGCGCTTTTTTTAGACTCGGGTACATTAACACCACTGCTGAAAAGACTGCAGGCCGCCGGTCTGATTCTCCGCGAACGGTCGCTTCAGGACGAGCGGAAGGTGTTGATCTCACTGACCGAACAGGGAAGGGCGCTGAAGAGTGAAGCGGCGTGTATCCCGGGCAAAATGGCGGAAGGAACTATGCTCTCGGCAGATGAATTTGTTGGTCTGCTGGGCCAATTCAAGGACCTGCTTGCCCGTGTTCATGAAGCCAATGCCCACACTGCGAAATAG
- a CDS encoding metallophosphoesterase: MPDVFFTSDQHFGHKLIIDFESRPFSSVEEMDQVMIRKWNAVVGAEDTVFHLGDFSFLNLERTRDIVSALNGYKILILGNHDRSRGRSWWLKAGFNEVSEYPIVYKDFFFLSHEPMYMNKHMPYVNVHGHIHGQKYEGNNHFNICVEHWDYTPLSFSQITDRVVVKEEG; the protein is encoded by the coding sequence TTGCCGGATGTATTCTTTACTTCAGACCAGCATTTTGGGCACAAGCTGATTATTGATTTTGAGTCCCGCCCCTTCAGCAGTGTCGAAGAAATGGATCAGGTCATGATCCGGAAGTGGAATGCTGTTGTCGGTGCGGAAGATACAGTATTTCATTTAGGGGATTTCTCTTTCTTGAACCTGGAACGCACGCGGGATATCGTCTCTGCCCTGAATGGTTATAAAATTCTGATTCTTGGCAACCACGACCGCAGCCGTGGCCGGAGCTGGTGGCTGAAAGCCGGGTTTAATGAGGTGAGTGAATACCCTATCGTGTATAAGGATTTCTTTTTTCTCTCACATGAACCGATGTACATGAACAAGCATATGCCTTACGTGAATGTGCATGGGCATATTCATGGCCAGAAATATGAGGGGAACAATCATTTTAACATTTGCGTAGAACACTGGGACTATACACCTTTGTCTTTTTCTCAAATCACAGATAGAGTTGTAGTAAAAGAGGAAGGCTGA
- a CDS encoding YifB family Mg chelatase-like AAA ATPase, producing MYGKMHSACLNGIEGVMIGVEIDLANGLPQTSIIGLPDSAIREAVERVRAAVKNCGYRYPQQRVTINLAPADLRKEGSAFDLAIALGILTTSGQLVMPGAENLLLIGELALDGSLRPVTGVLPMVEAARRAGLTAVLVPAGNAAEAALISGMTIYAAEHLRQLPQPQSEGDPLYAPRKRKQHKPELKPEEAPAAGFECLPEILTTASAESSAMPAPPVGLSGLPFPVTVSSGPIVQEQALVKVLTLEHLKYTAEYKQADPVSTGVNLMVEDYSDVLGQNHVKRALMIAAAGMHNIVLIGPPGTGKTMLIKRLPGILPELGDRESLEVTKIFSAAGKLKDARSGLMRCRPFRSPHHTISAAGLIGGGGVPKPGEVSLAHRGVLFLDELPEFSRNVLEVLRQPLEDGVVTISRARASFTFPAQFLLACSMNPCSCGYLGSGGTQLRCTCSPAKIAQYRSKISGPLLDRIDMQVDVPRPTDWEGQGPSLSSAEMRAEVLKVQAIQAERYKSLPIAWNSELSGAALRHYARLHKDGRELLNDILENLGLSMRAHDRIIKLARTIADLEGAVDISSAHLAEAVQYRNLDRQVVMEE from the coding sequence ATGTATGGAAAAATGCACAGCGCATGCCTGAACGGCATCGAAGGTGTAATGATCGGTGTTGAAATTGATCTGGCGAACGGTCTGCCGCAGACGAGTATTATCGGATTGCCGGATTCAGCCATTAGGGAAGCCGTAGAAAGAGTACGCGCCGCCGTCAAAAATTGCGGCTACCGTTACCCTCAGCAGCGGGTCACAATCAATCTGGCTCCGGCTGACCTCCGCAAAGAGGGGTCCGCCTTTGATCTGGCCATAGCGCTCGGCATCCTGACCACAAGCGGCCAGCTGGTTATGCCCGGAGCGGAAAATTTGCTGCTCATCGGTGAGCTGGCGCTGGATGGCAGTCTGCGGCCGGTTACCGGGGTGCTGCCTATGGTCGAAGCCGCCAGGCGTGCCGGCCTTACGGCTGTGCTTGTGCCTGCAGGCAATGCTGCTGAAGCGGCGCTGATCAGTGGAATGACGATCTATGCTGCAGAGCATTTGCGGCAGCTGCCGCAGCCACAGTCAGAGGGTGACCCTTTATATGCGCCCCGCAAAAGAAAACAGCATAAGCCGGAGCTGAAGCCGGAGGAAGCACCCGCTGCAGGTTTTGAATGCTTACCGGAAATATTAACAACGGCAAGTGCTGAGTCTTCCGCGATGCCTGCTCCCCCTGTAGGGTTAAGCGGGCTTCCTTTTCCGGTTACGGTCAGTTCAGGCCCAATTGTGCAGGAGCAGGCTTTGGTTAAGGTGCTAACCTTAGAACACTTGAAGTATACCGCTGAATATAAGCAGGCAGATCCAGTCAGCACCGGGGTAAACTTAATGGTGGAAGACTACAGTGATGTGCTTGGACAGAACCATGTGAAGCGGGCACTGATGATTGCGGCCGCCGGAATGCATAATATTGTCCTGATCGGTCCGCCCGGAACAGGCAAAACAATGCTGATCAAACGCCTGCCGGGCATCCTTCCGGAACTTGGCGACAGGGAGTCGCTGGAGGTGACCAAAATATTCAGCGCCGCCGGCAAGCTGAAGGATGCCCGCAGCGGACTCATGCGCTGCCGCCCTTTCCGGTCTCCGCATCATACGATTTCGGCGGCTGGCCTGATCGGGGGCGGAGGGGTTCCCAAGCCGGGTGAGGTCAGCCTGGCGCATCGCGGTGTCCTCTTTTTGGATGAGCTGCCTGAGTTCTCCCGCAATGTGCTTGAAGTGCTGCGCCAGCCCCTGGAGGACGGGGTGGTCACGATCAGCCGCGCCCGGGCGTCGTTTACATTTCCCGCGCAGTTTTTACTCGCTTGTTCGATGAATCCATGCAGCTGCGGGTATTTGGGAAGCGGAGGAACACAGCTGAGATGCACCTGCAGTCCGGCGAAGATTGCACAATACCGCAGCAAAATCTCCGGTCCGCTGCTCGACCGGATAGATATGCAGGTGGATGTTCCCCGTCCTACGGACTGGGAGGGGCAGGGGCCTTCATTGTCTTCGGCAGAGATGCGCGCTGAAGTGCTTAAAGTGCAAGCTATTCAGGCGGAACGCTATAAAAGTCTTCCGATCGCTTGGAACAGCGAGCTTTCAGGAGCGGCTTTGCGCCATTATGCCAGGCTGCATAAAGATGGCAGAGAGCTGCTCAATGATATCCTGGAAAATCTCGGTTTAAGCATGCGTGCACATGACCGGATCATTAAGCTGGCCCGCACGATTGCCGATCTTGAAGGTGCTGTTGATATTTCCTCGGCGCATCTTGCCGAGGCTGTCCAATACCGTAATCTGGACCGGCAAGTCGTGATGGAGGAGTGA
- the topA gene encoding type I DNA topoisomerase — protein sequence MADALVIVESPAKAKTIGKYLGSKYIVKASMGHIRDLPKSQIGVEVENDFSPKYITIRGKGSILKELKDASKKVKKVYLAADPDREGEAIAWHLAHALDLDNSEECRVVFNEITKQAVKDAFKTPRKINMDLVNAQQARRILDRLVGYKISPLLWKKVKKGLSAGRVQSVAVKIIMDRENEISAFVPTEYWSITAKLGIRDALFEAKFHKLNGEKKELGNENDVKEVLDAIKDAAFKVSEVKEKERQRHPSAPFTTSSLQQEAARKLGFRAAKTMSVAQQLYEGVELGKEGTVGLITYMRTDSTRLSATAQEEAKELILAKYGEKFVPESPRQYSKKAAGAQDAHEAIRPTSALREPEMVKEFMSRDQFRLYKLIWERFVSSQMSSAVLDTLSVDITAGTAVFRAVGSKVSFPGFMKVYVEGNDDGTTDEEKFLPPLQAGDDLKKQEIEPKQHFTQPPPRYTEARLVKTLEELGIGRPSTYAPTLETIQKRGYVAIEEKKFMPTELGELIIEQMEQFFPEILDVEFTAHMEDDLDHVEDGEEDWVKVLAEFYTSFEKRLVFAEEEMKEIEIEDEVSDEMCEKCGKPMVYKLGRFGKFLACSGFPDCRNTKPIVKDIGVSCPKCHEGKVVERRSKKGRVFYGCDQYPGCDFVSWDRPSVKPCPVCGSWMIEKRSKQGTKLQCTSCDHTEAVLEGEELAE from the coding sequence ATGGCGGATGCGCTGGTTATTGTCGAATCGCCGGCAAAAGCGAAGACAATTGGCAAATATTTAGGCAGTAAATATATCGTAAAGGCTTCAATGGGACATATCAGAGATTTGCCGAAAAGTCAGATCGGGGTAGAAGTAGAGAATGATTTCAGTCCCAAGTATATTACGATCCGCGGCAAGGGCTCTATTCTGAAAGAGCTCAAAGATGCCAGCAAAAAAGTGAAAAAAGTCTATCTGGCGGCTGACCCGGACCGCGAAGGTGAAGCGATTGCCTGGCATCTGGCACATGCGCTGGATCTGGACAACTCAGAGGAATGCCGGGTCGTTTTTAATGAGATCACGAAGCAGGCAGTGAAGGATGCCTTCAAGACCCCGCGGAAAATTAATATGGATCTGGTGAACGCGCAGCAGGCCCGCCGGATACTGGATCGTCTGGTCGGCTACAAGATCAGTCCGCTATTATGGAAGAAAGTCAAAAAAGGTTTGTCAGCCGGCCGTGTGCAGTCTGTTGCCGTGAAGATTATTATGGACCGCGAGAATGAAATTTCGGCTTTTGTTCCAACGGAATATTGGAGCATTACTGCAAAGCTAGGCATCCGGGATGCACTGTTCGAAGCCAAGTTCCACAAGCTCAATGGGGAGAAGAAAGAGCTCGGAAACGAAAATGATGTAAAAGAAGTGCTGGATGCCATTAAAGATGCTGCGTTCAAGGTGAGTGAAGTCAAAGAGAAGGAGAGGCAGCGCCATCCTTCGGCTCCCTTCACAACCAGCTCCCTGCAGCAGGAGGCAGCACGCAAGCTGGGCTTCCGTGCCGCCAAAACCATGTCTGTCGCACAGCAGCTCTATGAGGGCGTTGAACTGGGCAAAGAGGGAACCGTGGGTTTGATCACTTATATGCGTACTGACTCCACCCGGCTGTCCGCGACTGCGCAGGAAGAAGCCAAGGAACTGATTCTGGCGAAATACGGTGAGAAGTTTGTGCCCGAGTCGCCCCGCCAGTATTCCAAGAAGGCCGCCGGAGCCCAGGATGCGCATGAAGCCATCCGTCCTACCTCCGCACTTCGTGAACCTGAGATGGTCAAAGAATTCATGAGCCGTGACCAATTCCGGCTGTATAAGCTGATCTGGGAACGGTTCGTATCCAGCCAGATGTCTTCAGCAGTTCTTGATACACTCTCGGTAGATATCACTGCGGGCACAGCTGTCTTCAGAGCCGTGGGCTCCAAGGTCTCTTTTCCGGGTTTTATGAAGGTTTATGTTGAAGGCAATGATGACGGTACAACGGATGAAGAAAAGTTCCTGCCGCCGCTCCAGGCGGGCGATGACCTGAAGAAGCAGGAAATTGAGCCGAAGCAGCATTTCACGCAGCCGCCTCCGCGCTATACTGAGGCACGTCTGGTGAAGACGCTGGAAGAGCTCGGCATAGGCCGTCCAAGTACGTATGCCCCGACACTCGAAACCATCCAGAAACGCGGGTATGTGGCCATTGAAGAAAAGAAATTTATGCCGACCGAGCTTGGAGAGCTGATCATTGAGCAGATGGAGCAGTTTTTCCCGGAGATTCTGGATGTGGAATTTACAGCGCATATGGAAGATGATCTGGACCATGTGGAGGATGGCGAAGAAGATTGGGTGAAAGTTTTAGCTGAATTTTACACGTCCTTTGAGAAGCGGCTGGTCTTTGCTGAAGAAGAAATGAAAGAAATCGAAATTGAAGATGAAGTTTCGGATGAAATGTGCGAAAAATGCGGCAAGCCTATGGTATATAAGCTGGGACGGTTCGGTAAATTCCTGGCATGCTCCGGATTTCCCGATTGCCGGAATACCAAGCCGATTGTCAAGGATATTGGCGTGAGCTGCCCGAAATGCCATGAAGGCAAGGTTGTGGAGCGCCGCAGCAAGAAAGGCCGTGTTTTTTACGGATGTGACCAGTATCCCGGCTGTGATTTTGTATCATGGGACAGACCATCCGTCAAACCATGTCCGGTCTGCGGCTCCTGGATGATAGAGAAGCGCAGCAAGCAGGGAACGAAGCTGCAGTGCACCTCTTGCGATCACACGGAGGCAGTGCTTGAGGGCGAAGAACTGGCAGAATAA
- a CDS encoding YraN family protein: MSGGAPEEPYSRKQKGAAGEKAAAQYLSAQGYRIIDRNWRCRSGELDIIAEYGGVLIFVEVRSRSGSPLQGTPEESVDERKIRQVRAIARVYLHMKNQEERRVSFDVITVMLNEKLGISSLHHIREAF; this comes from the coding sequence GTGAGCGGGGGAGCACCCGAAGAACCTTATTCCCGCAAACAAAAAGGGGCAGCCGGCGAAAAAGCCGCTGCCCAGTATTTGTCTGCCCAAGGCTACCGGATTATTGACAGAAATTGGCGCTGTCGCAGCGGAGAACTGGACATTATTGCCGAGTACGGCGGGGTGCTTATTTTTGTTGAAGTGCGCAGCCGTAGCGGGAGTCCGCTTCAGGGTACTCCGGAGGAGTCTGTGGATGAACGGAAAATCCGTCAGGTTCGGGCCATCGCCCGGGTATATCTGCATATGAAGAATCAGGAGGAGCGCCGGGTTTCTTTTGACGTCATCACGGTGATGCTGAATGAGAAGTTGGGAATCTCGTCCCTTCACCATATCCGGGAAGCTTTTTAA
- the dprA gene encoding DNA-processing protein DprA, with the protein METRELLIGFNEVEGIGWKTIDRICREGLLTENAFFCSSEDWGRLGINAKIAHWLAAGFNPEWIYTRCNLMKESGVAVVTLLDEDYPELLKESLEPPWVLYYRGRLELASRPAVAMVGTRMPTAYGRKAGEMLAMELSAAGLTVVSGLARGIDSVCHEAALKNAGGTIAVVATGLDRVYPPENRALEQQISRQGLVISEYPLGTKSHPGLFPRRNRIIAGLTLGTLVVEADTRSGSLITADAALEAGRDVFAIPGPITSPKSRGALDLIKQGAKLVTGAADIIEEYRSYLPAKAANQGGNTSEATREEDGFREKKLTSEESHLYHILHQGPFTLDELLLRTGWDFGHLHSVLLSLIIKKAVSQLPGAIYKVI; encoded by the coding sequence ATGGAAACACGCGAACTGCTGATCGGATTCAATGAAGTAGAGGGAATCGGCTGGAAAACGATCGACAGAATATGCCGGGAGGGACTTTTGACGGAAAATGCATTTTTCTGTAGTTCTGAGGATTGGGGGAGATTGGGAATAAATGCGAAAATTGCTCATTGGCTGGCTGCTGGTTTTAATCCGGAGTGGATTTATACACGCTGCAATTTAATGAAGGAAAGCGGTGTAGCAGTGGTAACTTTGCTCGATGAAGATTATCCTGAATTATTAAAAGAATCACTAGAGCCCCCGTGGGTATTGTATTACAGGGGCCGTCTGGAGCTGGCGAGCCGCCCTGCGGTCGCGATGGTTGGGACCCGGATGCCGACAGCCTATGGACGCAAGGCAGGGGAAATGCTGGCCATGGAATTGAGTGCGGCGGGTCTCACAGTCGTGAGCGGCCTGGCCAGAGGAATTGACAGTGTCTGCCATGAAGCTGCTCTCAAAAATGCCGGCGGGACCATTGCCGTTGTTGCGACAGGTCTCGACAGGGTATACCCGCCTGAGAACAGGGCGCTGGAGCAGCAGATTTCACGTCAAGGGCTGGTAATCAGCGAGTATCCTCTGGGCACCAAAAGCCATCCGGGGCTGTTCCCCCGGCGCAACCGGATCATCGCCGGCCTCACCCTGGGCACGCTTGTGGTTGAGGCGGATACACGGAGCGGGTCTCTGATCACCGCCGATGCTGCATTAGAGGCAGGAAGGGATGTGTTCGCCATACCGGGACCGATTACTTCACCCAAAAGCCGGGGAGCGCTTGATCTGATAAAACAAGGAGCAAAGCTCGTAACCGGAGCTGCGGATATTATTGAAGAATACCGGTCATACCTGCCTGCGAAGGCTGCAAATCAAGGTGGAAATACCTCTGAAGCCACCCGGGAAGAGGACGGGTTTAGGGAAAAGAAATTGACAAGTGAGGAGTCTCACCTATACCATATACTGCATCAAGGCCCTTTTACACTGGATGAGCTGCTGCTCAGGACGGGATGGGATTTTGGACATTTGCATTCAGTTCTGTTATCTTTAATCATAAAAAAAGCGGTATCACAATTACCAGGGGCAATTTATAAGGTAATTTAA
- the sucC gene encoding ADP-forming succinate--CoA ligase subunit beta, whose translation MNIHEYQGKEVLKKYGVAVPNGKVAYTVEEAVEAAASLGTPVVVVKAQIHAGGRGKAGGVKVAKSSEEVRAYAEEILGKTLITHQTGPEGKVVKRLLIEEGCQIVKEYYIGLVVDRGSGRVVMMASEEGGTEIEEVAATHPEKIFKEIIDPAVGLQTFQARKLAYSIAIPTELVNKAVKFMQALYLAFVDKDCSIAEINPLVVTGDGNVMALDAKLNFDSNALFRHKDILELRDLDEEDVKEIEASKFDLSYIALDGNIGCMVNGAGLAMATMDIIKYYGGEPANFLDVGGGATTEKVTEAFKIILSDDKVNGIFVNIFGGIMRCDVIASGVVEAARQLGLTKPLVVRLEGTNVALGKEILAGSGLNIVAADSMADGARKIVALV comes from the coding sequence ATGAATATCCACGAGTATCAGGGAAAAGAAGTACTTAAGAAGTACGGCGTCGCCGTACCGAACGGAAAAGTAGCTTATACAGTGGAGGAAGCGGTGGAAGCCGCAGCATCGCTGGGGACCCCGGTGGTAGTGGTAAAAGCGCAGATTCATGCTGGCGGGCGCGGTAAGGCCGGAGGCGTGAAGGTCGCCAAATCAAGCGAAGAGGTCCGGGCGTATGCTGAGGAGATTCTCGGAAAGACGCTGATTACCCATCAGACCGGTCCGGAAGGGAAAGTTGTGAAACGGCTTCTCATTGAAGAAGGCTGCCAGATTGTTAAGGAATACTACATCGGACTTGTTGTCGACCGTGGCTCCGGGCGTGTGGTGATGATGGCTTCGGAGGAAGGCGGAACGGAGATTGAAGAGGTAGCGGCAACGCATCCGGAGAAGATTTTCAAGGAAATTATTGATCCTGCAGTAGGACTGCAGACCTTTCAAGCCCGTAAACTGGCGTACAGCATTGCGATCCCCACGGAGCTGGTGAATAAAGCAGTAAAGTTCATGCAAGCGCTCTATTTAGCTTTTGTGGATAAGGATTGCTCCATTGCCGAAATTAACCCGCTGGTTGTGACCGGGGATGGAAACGTTATGGCATTGGATGCCAAGCTGAATTTCGATTCCAATGCACTGTTCCGGCATAAGGATATTCTGGAGCTGCGCGATCTCGATGAAGAGGATGTAAAAGAGATTGAAGCATCCAAATTCGATCTCAGCTACATCGCCCTTGACGGGAACATCGGCTGCATGGTGAACGGTGCCGGTCTGGCCATGGCTACAATGGATATCATCAAATATTACGGCGGCGAGCCGGCCAACTTCCTGGATGTAGGGGGCGGTGCCACGACTGAGAAAGTTACCGAGGCTTTCAAAATTATTTTGTCCGATGACAAGGTAAATGGTATATTCGTCAATATTTTCGGCGGGATCATGCGCTGTGATGTCATTGCGAGCGGTGTCGTGGAAGCTGCCAGACAGCTTGGTCTGACCAAACCGCTGGTTGTACGTCTTGAGGGCACCAATGTTGCGCTGGGCAAAGAGATTCTTGCCGGTTCGGGGCTGAATATTGTTGCTGCGGACTCAATGGCGGACGGGGCCCGTAAGATTGTCGCTCTTGTGTAA
- the sucD gene encoding succinate--CoA ligase subunit alpha — protein MSILVDKNTKVITQGITGSTGLFHTKGALDYGTQMVGGVTPGKGGTTVNITLENGSEVSLPVFDTVVAAKAATGATASVIYVPPAFAADSIMEAVDAGLELVICITEGIPVLDMVKVSRFMEGRSTVLIGPNCPGVITPGECKIGIMPGYIHMPGYVGVVSRSGTLTYEAVHQLTERGIGQSSAVGIGGDPVKGSEFIDILKLFNEDPGTKAVIMIGEIGGTAEEEAAEWIKENMTKPVVGFIGGVTAPPGKRMGHAGAIISGGKGTASEKIAVLESCGIKVAPTPAEMGTTLVKVLEERGILNAFTTH, from the coding sequence ATGAGCATTCTTGTAGATAAAAATACGAAGGTAATCACGCAAGGGATCACGGGCTCTACCGGCTTGTTCCATACCAAAGGAGCTTTGGATTACGGGACGCAGATGGTAGGCGGGGTTACTCCCGGCAAAGGCGGAACTACTGTAAACATTACTTTGGAGAATGGCAGCGAGGTCAGTCTGCCTGTATTTGATACTGTGGTGGCGGCCAAAGCGGCTACGGGTGCGACAGCAAGCGTAATTTATGTCCCGCCGGCTTTTGCCGCAGACTCCATCATGGAGGCAGTGGATGCCGGTCTTGAACTGGTGATTTGTATCACTGAAGGAATCCCCGTATTGGATATGGTGAAGGTCTCCCGCTTTATGGAAGGGCGTTCTACCGTGCTGATCGGGCCTAACTGTCCTGGGGTTATCACACCCGGCGAGTGCAAAATAGGCATCATGCCGGGGTATATTCATATGCCTGGTTATGTGGGCGTCGTATCCCGCAGCGGAACGCTGACCTATGAGGCGGTTCATCAGCTCACTGAGCGCGGAATCGGGCAGTCTTCAGCGGTCGGTATCGGCGGTGACCCGGTAAAAGGCTCGGAGTTTATCGATATTCTGAAGCTGTTTAATGAAGATCCGGGAACCAAAGCCGTGATCATGATCGGGGAAATTGGCGGTACTGCGGAAGAAGAAGCGGCTGAATGGATCAAGGAAAATATGACCAAGCCGGTTGTCGGCTTTATTGGCGGAGTAACCGCACCTCCGGGCAAGCGGATGGGTCATGCCGGGGCCATCATATCCGGAGGAAAAGGGACAGCGAGTGAGAAGATCGCGGTGCTGGAATCCTGCGGAATCAAAGTGGCGCCTACTCCTGCCGAAATGGGCACAACCCTTGTCAAGGTGCTGGAAGAACGCGGAATTCTGAACGCTTTTACGACTCATTGA
- a CDS encoding organic hydroperoxide resistance protein, with protein MMTIQQKMYETTVKAVGGRSGYIESESPQLNLTISTPREMGGAGGEGTNPEQLFAAGYSACFDSALNMVARMGKVKIEGSEVTATVSFGKVEDGGFGIAVKLDVLVKGVDKETAARLVEAAHGACPYSRATRGNIVVELNVL; from the coding sequence ATGATGACTATTCAACAGAAAATGTACGAAACCACAGTAAAAGCAGTAGGCGGAAGAAGCGGCTACATCGAATCCGAGAGCCCGCAATTGAACCTTACCATCAGTACCCCACGGGAAATGGGCGGCGCTGGCGGAGAAGGCACCAACCCTGAGCAGCTGTTTGCAGCCGGTTATTCCGCTTGCTTCGACAGTGCGCTGAATATGGTCGCCCGCATGGGTAAAGTAAAAATTGAAGGCAGTGAAGTAACGGCTACTGTAAGCTTCGGTAAAGTTGAGGATGGCGGATTCGGCATCGCCGTGAAGCTTGATGTCCTGGTCAAAGGCGTTGACAAGGAAACCGCAGCCCGCTTGGTGGAAGCTGCCCACGGGGCATGTCCTTACTCCCGTGCAACCCGCGGAAATATTGTGGTCGAGTTGAATGTGCTGTAA